GGATCGGGCCATATTTTGCGCATTGACGGAAAGCATGCGTCATTGCCGGAGACGGCGTGAGTTCAAGCCCGCAAGGGTACTGAGATAAACGTAAGGGATGGTTGAATGCCTACCGTAAACCAGCTGATCCGCAAGCCTCGCCAGGCGAACGTAAAGCGTAATAAGGTTCCCGCTCTTCAGGAGAACCCGCAGAAGCGCGGCGTTTGCACGCGCGTCTACACGACGACGCCGAGGAAGCCGAACTCGGCTCTGCGTAAGGTCGCCAAGATCCGCCTGACCAACGGCTTCGAAGTCATTGGTTACATCCCCGGTGAAGGTCACAACCTTCAGGAACACTCCGTCGTCATGATCCGTGGCGGGCGCGTCAAGGACCTTCCGGGTGTCCGTTATCACATCATCCGCGGCGTTCTCGATACCCAGGGTGTCAAGAACCGCAAGCAGCGTCGCTCCAAGTACGGTGCGAAGCGTCCGAAGTAATTCGGATTTTGAATAATCCGGCGCTGCGCGAGGTCCTCCGCGTGATGAAGCGCCTTAACGGTTGAAGAGACGAAAAGTATGTCCAGACGTCATAAAGCAGAAAAGCGCGAGATCAATCCGGATCCGAAGTTCGGTGACCTCGTCGTGACCAAGTTCATGAACGCCATCATGCTCGATGGTAAGAAGTCCGTTGCTGAAAACATCGTCTATGGTGCGTTCGACGCCGTTCAGGGCAAGTCCAAGCAGGAGCCGCTTTCG
This DNA window, taken from Rhizobium etli CFN 42, encodes the following:
- the rpsL gene encoding 30S ribosomal protein S12; protein product: MPTVNQLIRKPRQANVKRNKVPALQENPQKRGVCTRVYTTTPRKPNSALRKVAKIRLTNGFEVIGYIPGEGHNLQEHSVVMIRGGRVKDLPGVRYHIIRGVLDTQGVKNRKQRRSKYGAKRPK